One Hyalangium minutum DNA segment encodes these proteins:
- a CDS encoding adenylate/guanylate cyclase domain-containing protein, with translation MAIVSIDRWRKRKPGTGTTVARFELARANQAQVLAEGALKGERAVALVRLLLFLLMGLSQGGIRELRGEHVLQDGVRRGTILGYLVFVLVTTAILWLREKPDVHRSRWMPIPTTIIDVAFLVTMGWRTYVLEGRFTEGMYAAGAAAVLSFSVVRYSVLHVVFSTVLTAGGYVFLSWLRGSFSWMQSCFVVGCFLSLGMMLGWTNHAVRFMFLNLRQRENLSRFLPRQVVNRVMESGETALLPVQREVTILFSDIRGFTSLSETLPPQQVLALLDDYFGHMTQIVMAREGMVNKFLGDGMLACWGVPDHSEDHAEQAMRAALDMRTKLVELNAWREKHGQPPLRIGIGLHTGVVAAGMLGGTQQHEYTIIGDAVNVASRIEGLTKAVGVDILVSASTWKRAGAGFQGELVGEEEVKGRKESVVLYSLKGRAPGAGTVFPEERTGS, from the coding sequence GTGGCCATTGTCAGCATCGATAGATGGAGGAAGCGCAAGCCCGGCACGGGGACGACGGTGGCCCGCTTCGAGCTGGCGCGCGCCAACCAGGCGCAGGTGCTGGCCGAGGGCGCGCTGAAGGGAGAGCGGGCGGTTGCCTTGGTGCGCCTGCTGCTCTTCCTGCTGATGGGTCTGAGCCAGGGCGGCATTCGCGAGCTGCGAGGCGAACATGTCCTGCAGGACGGGGTGCGCCGGGGGACGATCCTGGGCTACCTGGTCTTCGTCCTCGTGACGACTGCCATCCTCTGGCTGCGGGAGAAGCCCGACGTGCACCGCTCGCGGTGGATGCCCATCCCCACGACGATCATCGATGTCGCTTTCCTGGTGACGATGGGGTGGCGGACCTACGTGCTGGAGGGGCGCTTCACGGAGGGCATGTACGCGGCAGGGGCGGCGGCGGTGCTGTCCTTCTCGGTGGTGCGCTACAGCGTGCTGCACGTGGTGTTCTCCACGGTGCTCACGGCGGGTGGCTATGTCTTCCTGAGCTGGCTGAGAGGGAGCTTCAGCTGGATGCAGTCGTGCTTCGTGGTGGGGTGCTTCCTCTCGCTGGGGATGATGCTGGGGTGGACCAACCACGCGGTGCGCTTCATGTTCCTCAACCTGCGCCAGCGCGAGAACCTCTCGCGCTTTCTGCCGCGCCAGGTGGTGAACCGCGTCATGGAGTCGGGCGAGACGGCGCTGCTCCCGGTGCAGCGCGAGGTGACCATCCTCTTCAGCGACATTCGAGGCTTCACCTCGCTGAGCGAGACGCTGCCGCCGCAGCAGGTGCTGGCGCTGCTGGACGACTACTTCGGGCACATGACGCAGATCGTGATGGCGCGCGAGGGGATGGTGAACAAGTTCCTGGGGGATGGGATGTTGGCGTGCTGGGGCGTGCCGGACCACAGCGAGGATCATGCCGAGCAGGCCATGCGAGCGGCGCTGGACATGCGCACGAAGCTGGTGGAGCTCAACGCGTGGCGCGAGAAGCACGGGCAGCCGCCGCTGCGCATCGGCATCGGGCTGCACACGGGGGTGGTGGCGGCGGGGATGCTCGGCGGCACGCAGCAGCACGAGTACACCATCATCGGTGACGCGGTGAACGTGGCCTCGCGCATCGAGGGACTGACGAAGGCGGTGGGGGTGGACATCCTCGTGAGCGCGAGCACCTGGAAGCGCGCGGGCGCGGGCTTCCAGGGCGAGCTCGTGGGCGAGGAAGAGGTGAAGGGGCGGAAGGAGTCGGTGGTGCTCTACTCGCTGAAGGGACGTGCGCCTGGGGCGGGCACGGTCTTCCCCGAGGAGAGGACGGGCTCCTGA
- a CDS encoding asparaginase: MSSLSIESTRSGIAESVHRVSVVVTDVSGRAVASAGDSERMTYWRSSAKPFQALPLVMDGAADRWGFGTRELALACASHSSEPVHRELAEAMLRACGCEESQLACGPHPPLSAAVAEEAARTGVKLTPKWSNCSGKHSGMLALARHHGWPTQGYERLGHPVQERLLAEVRRWTGLGPEGLHLGVDGCTAVCFALPLSAMATAYARLGTSEEAGARRVREAMWAHPELVAGTGRLCTELMAACRGTVLAKVGAEGVYCAALPALGLGVALKVEDGDGRCSPPALLAVLRQVAAKRGAETGLTLPLEGLTHHEEPVLRNTRGEVMGSLRVAGELRFH; the protein is encoded by the coding sequence ATGTCCTCGCTCTCCATCGAGTCCACCCGCTCTGGCATCGCCGAATCCGTCCACCGGGTCTCGGTGGTTGTCACCGACGTGTCTGGCCGGGCCGTGGCTTCGGCGGGGGACTCCGAGCGGATGACGTACTGGCGCTCGTCGGCGAAGCCCTTCCAGGCGCTGCCGCTGGTGATGGATGGGGCGGCGGACCGCTGGGGCTTTGGGACGCGGGAGCTGGCGCTGGCGTGCGCCTCGCACTCGAGCGAGCCCGTCCACCGCGAGCTGGCCGAGGCCATGCTGCGCGCCTGCGGCTGCGAGGAGTCTCAGCTGGCATGTGGGCCGCACCCACCGCTCAGCGCGGCGGTGGCCGAGGAGGCAGCGCGCACGGGAGTGAAGCTGACGCCCAAGTGGAGCAACTGCTCGGGGAAGCACTCGGGGATGCTCGCGCTGGCGAGGCACCACGGCTGGCCCACGCAGGGCTACGAGCGCTTGGGCCACCCGGTGCAGGAGCGCCTGCTCGCGGAGGTGCGCCGGTGGACAGGGCTGGGGCCCGAGGGGCTGCACCTGGGCGTGGATGGGTGCACGGCGGTGTGCTTCGCCCTGCCGCTGAGCGCCATGGCCACGGCCTACGCGCGGCTGGGCACTTCGGAGGAGGCGGGTGCGCGGCGGGTGCGCGAGGCGATGTGGGCTCACCCGGAGCTGGTGGCGGGCACGGGGCGGCTGTGCACGGAGCTGATGGCGGCGTGCCGGGGCACGGTGCTGGCGAAGGTGGGGGCCGAGGGCGTCTACTGCGCGGCCCTCCCTGCGCTGGGGCTGGGCGTGGCACTCAAGGTGGAGGATGGGGACGGGCGGTGCTCGCCGCCCGCGCTGCTGGCGGTGCTGCGGCAGGTGGCCGCGAAGCGCGGTGCAGAGACGGGGCTGACGTTGCCGCTAGAAGGGCTGACGCACCACGAGGAGCCGGTGCTGCGCAACACGCGCGGCGAAGTCATGGGTTCGCTGCGGGTGGCGGGCGAGCTGCGGTTCCACTGA
- a CDS encoding 16S rRNA (uracil(1498)-N(3))-methyltransferase yields the protein MVRLFVPVPAPAPAEVVLTGDRRHYLLHVLRLAEGAELEVFDGTGRSFDARVTRVEAEEVHLALGPVRTAPPRRPVSVLQGLPKGDKLELVLQKGTELGAAAFYPVATERSVVKLEPKRAEERTARWTKIVEEAARQCRRSDVPRVHTPQPLLEAARALAPSTALLVLDEEENAVPLGEAFRACAPGAPVALVVGPEGGLAREEVAALVALGARGVTLGSLILRTETAALAALAVMAHLDGELG from the coding sequence GTGGTCCGCCTCTTCGTCCCAGTCCCCGCGCCTGCTCCCGCCGAGGTGGTGCTCACGGGCGATCGCCGCCACTACCTGCTCCACGTCCTCCGGCTCGCCGAGGGCGCCGAGCTGGAGGTGTTCGACGGCACGGGCCGCTCCTTCGACGCGCGCGTCACCCGCGTGGAGGCCGAGGAAGTCCACCTCGCGCTGGGGCCCGTGCGCACCGCGCCTCCCCGCCGTCCCGTGAGCGTGCTGCAGGGGCTGCCCAAGGGCGACAAGCTCGAGCTCGTCCTCCAGAAGGGCACCGAGCTGGGCGCGGCCGCCTTCTACCCCGTGGCCACCGAGCGCAGCGTGGTGAAGCTGGAGCCCAAGCGCGCCGAGGAGCGCACCGCGCGGTGGACCAAGATTGTCGAGGAGGCCGCGCGCCAGTGCCGGCGCAGCGACGTGCCCCGCGTTCACACCCCCCAGCCGCTGCTGGAGGCCGCGCGTGCGCTCGCGCCCAGCACCGCGCTGCTGGTGCTGGACGAAGAGGAGAACGCCGTCCCCCTGGGTGAAGCCTTCCGCGCCTGCGCTCCCGGAGCACCCGTGGCGCTGGTGGTGGGGCCCGAGGGAGGACTCGCGCGCGAAGAGGTGGCCGCGCTCGTCGCACTGGGTGCACGCGGTGTCACCCTGGGCTCCCTCATCCTCCGCACGGAAACCGCGGCGCTGGCGGCGCTCGCCGTGATGGCCCACCTCGATGGAGAGCTCGGATAG
- a CDS encoding GlsB/YeaQ/YmgE family stress response membrane protein codes for MGIIAFIIIGLIAGLIARAILPGRQSMGLLATTLLGMVGSLVGGLIGSLFVRDGRLFDLHPSGLLMSVAGAIVVLLLVGATGRRRIHA; via the coding sequence ATGGGTATCATTGCCTTCATCATCATCGGTCTCATCGCCGGTCTCATCGCTCGCGCCATCCTGCCGGGCCGTCAGAGCATGGGGCTCCTGGCGACGACGCTGCTGGGTATGGTCGGCTCGCTCGTGGGTGGCCTCATCGGATCTCTCTTCGTGCGCGATGGGCGCCTTTTCGACCTGCACCCGTCGGGCCTGCTGATGTCCGTGGCCGGCGCCATCGTCGTGCTCCTCCTGGTGGGAGCCACCGGCCGGCGCCGCATCCATGCCTGA
- a CDS encoding RDD family protein — MSKCLKCGAALPPVGECPTCAAAAASQPAAPGVPSLLNKDIQIDRRSRTPESTPAVSGGAVPSFAELERAPTASPPGMPARPAAPPPPPQAAVPPAMRPAQRSPTPMPMPAPQVATPRAMTPPQRLPVPTPMAAPASPPPHAAPRGPTGVALPSSVALGDPDQTLPDTLPGMPVPKTVAAPAPVAAEVPAPAVAAQTSLDDPDSTAPGNPHFVAPPPAEAPATGSLPIPRQPTAPAAVVTFAAPSRLPIPPAAPRTAEASAASAKARPQKSGSTGDELHEVHARPASLWRRLLSFTIDTAALVGVASLYIFLASSIAGVKSPSSQGLTPLDAMAAWMHALKSVLLPGFILLLVLATVYCAVAAFLWNGRTLGRLLLGLRLVDTHGLAPAPSRAIVRALLSVVSFGLFLGGFWMALFDRRGQTLHDKLTSTFVVQPS; from the coding sequence TTGTCCAAGTGCCTGAAATGCGGAGCCGCCCTGCCGCCTGTGGGTGAATGCCCCACCTGCGCTGCTGCTGCCGCGAGCCAGCCCGCCGCCCCCGGCGTGCCCAGCTTGCTCAACAAGGACATCCAGATCGACCGCCGCAGCCGAACCCCGGAGAGCACCCCTGCGGTGTCCGGAGGCGCCGTCCCCAGCTTCGCGGAGCTGGAGCGCGCCCCTACGGCCTCGCCACCGGGGATGCCCGCGCGTCCGGCCGCACCGCCTCCTCCGCCACAGGCCGCAGTGCCTCCCGCCATGCGTCCGGCGCAGCGCAGCCCGACGCCCATGCCCATGCCCGCGCCGCAGGTGGCAACGCCTCGCGCCATGACGCCGCCGCAGCGGCTGCCCGTGCCCACTCCGATGGCGGCCCCGGCCAGCCCGCCGCCTCACGCGGCCCCGCGCGGTCCCACCGGTGTCGCGCTCCCCTCGAGCGTCGCGCTGGGGGATCCAGATCAGACCCTTCCCGACACGCTGCCCGGCATGCCCGTGCCGAAGACAGTCGCCGCCCCGGCGCCCGTGGCGGCGGAGGTGCCCGCTCCGGCTGTCGCCGCTCAGACGTCCCTGGATGATCCGGACTCGACCGCGCCCGGCAACCCGCACTTCGTGGCTCCGCCGCCCGCGGAGGCTCCGGCCACCGGCTCGCTGCCCATCCCCCGCCAGCCCACGGCTCCCGCCGCGGTGGTGACCTTCGCGGCCCCGTCCCGTCTGCCGATTCCCCCGGCGGCGCCCCGCACGGCGGAGGCCTCCGCGGCCTCGGCCAAGGCCCGACCCCAGAAGTCGGGTTCCACGGGCGACGAGCTCCACGAGGTCCACGCGCGCCCCGCCTCGCTGTGGCGCCGCCTCCTGTCCTTCACCATCGACACCGCCGCCCTGGTGGGTGTGGCTTCGCTCTACATCTTCCTGGCCTCGTCCATCGCCGGGGTGAAGTCGCCGTCCTCCCAGGGTCTTACCCCGCTGGACGCCATGGCCGCCTGGATGCACGCGCTGAAATCCGTGCTCCTGCCCGGCTTCATCCTCCTCTTGGTGCTCGCGACGGTGTACTGTGCGGTGGCGGCCTTCTTGTGGAATGGCCGGACACTCGGACGGCTGTTGCTGGGGCTGCGGCTGGTGGATACCCACGGACTGGCCCCGGCTCCCTCGCGCGCCATTGTGCGGGCGTTGCTCTCTGTCGTGTCCTTTGGCCTCTTCCTCGGAGGCTTCTGGATGGCCCTGTTCGACAGACGCGGGCAGACTCTGCATGACAAGCTGACGTCCACCTTCGTCGTTCAACCCAGCTGA
- a CDS encoding FrgA protein, whose protein sequence is MPARLAQLLVARGLLPQETVDAALRQQQSKGGLIDTVLLETGRLREADLLNLLGEASAFRPVNLADFEPNAEVATLIPPKIAERLCVVPLSLDGNTLHVACGFPVPRKELDEVGFLLGKPLELWVATEVRVREWIASVYKQPLPERFSSLLAALNKPSTAAAPTLAPAAPAMPPPPPPEAMEEAEESGLTPEALERMARSVAQEPVSLEKQGGSAAPAAPAASAPAAAAPPAGSVPPPAYTREPLRLNMQAGAPTPAASASPPQPSARPAAPATPQAGSAPPPAYTREPLRLNMQAGAPAAATPQAPNASRPAAPAAPAAPAAPAAGSVPPPAYAREPLRLNMPAPQAPASPPAQPPPPPAASTAAPRAPAAAPTAGATPQRTPITQPGFPMTPAPSMPKEPQFLVFSNPAPAIPAPRRPMTQPDFPMPTAEAAPTATPAPVPSAAAVLTPAPVPITSLAPGAAAPQPPRPAAPASQEAPDWTLAQARAALKDATRDRDRLIDVALRFGRRTFDYVAAFAIVRGTAGGWEARGEGMTGEQLSQVSIPLDASSVFRTVAVTRGSYAGPLPPDALSKHYVELFGRQSPRAIFLYPVEVRGRLVALLYGDCGQKPISQRRMSDFMLFCQDMPSAFQELILFRKQRMTELRAPDLAEALGTPPTASPAPAPAVVAGLGWSPFSGRTSGSLGRAATMPPRVTSEERPPPDFAPLIKRLTGPDAAQRTGAMAELARTPEASARVLAANFPGPTAWSRLPVVDLPEADELGPIPAALSRLGRSAAQALAPLLDSADPDTRYFALLTAGNLAYVELVDGVLRGLFDLEPDISSAARVAASALKHLPRFDAAMRDLRQELTNRDPLRRSLAARALGSLHDRDAIEGLINLTGSDDEMCAEAAAEALREITRATLGRQPRQWTAWWAENRTRRRADWLVVALRHKELDVRLAAIEELSRALSDTLGYYADAPESEREMAVRRWEAAAVDPARARRLGAL, encoded by the coding sequence ATGCCTGCCCGACTCGCCCAACTCCTGGTTGCGCGCGGCCTCCTCCCGCAGGAGACGGTCGATGCCGCCCTGCGCCAGCAGCAGTCCAAGGGCGGGCTCATCGACACCGTCCTGCTGGAGACGGGCCGGCTGCGCGAGGCTGATCTGCTGAACCTGCTGGGCGAGGCCTCCGCCTTCCGCCCGGTGAACCTCGCGGACTTCGAGCCGAACGCCGAGGTCGCCACCCTCATCCCTCCGAAGATTGCCGAGCGGCTGTGCGTGGTGCCACTGTCGCTGGACGGCAACACGCTCCACGTGGCGTGTGGCTTCCCGGTGCCGCGCAAAGAGCTGGACGAGGTGGGCTTCCTGCTCGGCAAGCCGCTGGAGCTGTGGGTGGCCACGGAGGTGCGCGTCCGCGAGTGGATCGCCTCCGTCTACAAGCAGCCGCTCCCCGAGCGCTTCTCGAGCCTGCTGGCTGCGCTCAACAAGCCGTCCACGGCCGCCGCGCCCACGCTGGCGCCTGCCGCTCCCGCCATGCCTCCGCCACCTCCGCCCGAAGCCATGGAGGAGGCCGAGGAGAGTGGGCTCACGCCCGAGGCGCTGGAGCGGATGGCGCGCTCGGTGGCCCAGGAGCCCGTCTCCCTCGAGAAGCAGGGTGGAAGCGCCGCACCTGCCGCGCCCGCCGCTTCCGCGCCTGCGGCGGCAGCGCCTCCGGCCGGCTCGGTTCCGCCACCCGCTTACACGCGCGAGCCGCTGCGCCTCAACATGCAGGCCGGGGCCCCCACACCCGCTGCCTCCGCATCCCCGCCCCAGCCCTCCGCGCGTCCGGCCGCTCCGGCCACGCCCCAGGCCGGCTCGGCTCCGCCGCCCGCCTACACGCGCGAGCCGCTCCGCCTCAACATGCAGGCCGGGGCTCCCGCGGCTGCCACGCCCCAGGCTCCGAACGCCTCGCGTCCGGCGGCTCCCGCTGCTCCCGCCGCTCCCGCTGCTCCTGCCGCAGGTTCGGTGCCTCCGCCGGCCTACGCGCGTGAGCCGCTGCGCCTCAACATGCCGGCCCCGCAGGCTCCGGCTTCCCCTCCGGCCCAGCCGCCACCGCCACCGGCCGCGAGCACGGCCGCCCCCCGTGCTCCCGCAGCTGCTCCCACCGCTGGAGCCACGCCGCAGCGGACTCCCATCACGCAGCCGGGCTTCCCGATGACGCCCGCTCCGTCGATGCCGAAGGAGCCGCAGTTCCTCGTCTTCAGCAACCCGGCGCCCGCGATTCCTGCCCCGCGCCGCCCGATGACGCAGCCCGACTTCCCGATGCCCACGGCGGAGGCCGCTCCCACCGCGACGCCCGCTCCGGTTCCGAGCGCGGCCGCAGTTCTCACCCCCGCGCCCGTTCCCATCACCTCGCTCGCGCCCGGGGCGGCCGCGCCGCAGCCTCCGAGGCCCGCCGCGCCCGCGAGCCAGGAGGCGCCAGACTGGACGCTGGCCCAGGCACGCGCCGCGCTGAAGGACGCCACGCGGGACAGAGATCGCCTCATTGACGTGGCCCTGCGCTTCGGGCGTCGCACGTTCGACTACGTGGCCGCCTTCGCCATCGTCCGCGGCACCGCAGGAGGCTGGGAGGCCCGTGGCGAAGGCATGACGGGCGAGCAGCTGTCGCAGGTGTCCATTCCGCTCGACGCCAGCAGCGTCTTCCGCACCGTCGCCGTCACCCGGGGCAGCTATGCGGGTCCCCTGCCGCCGGACGCGCTCAGCAAGCACTACGTGGAGCTGTTCGGCCGCCAGTCGCCGCGCGCTATCTTCCTCTACCCGGTGGAGGTGCGCGGCCGGCTCGTGGCGCTGCTGTACGGAGACTGCGGCCAGAAGCCCATCAGCCAGCGGCGCATGTCCGACTTCATGCTGTTCTGCCAGGACATGCCGAGCGCCTTCCAGGAGCTCATCCTCTTCCGCAAGCAGCGGATGACGGAGCTGCGCGCGCCGGACCTCGCCGAGGCGCTGGGGACTCCTCCCACGGCCTCCCCAGCTCCCGCGCCCGCGGTGGTGGCGGGCCTGGGCTGGAGCCCGTTCTCCGGGCGCACGAGCGGCTCCCTGGGCCGCGCCGCGACGATGCCTCCGCGCGTGACGAGCGAGGAGCGCCCGCCTCCGGACTTCGCCCCGCTGATCAAGCGCCTCACCGGACCGGACGCCGCTCAGCGCACCGGCGCCATGGCCGAGCTGGCCCGCACGCCCGAGGCCAGCGCGCGCGTGCTGGCGGCGAACTTCCCGGGCCCCACTGCTTGGAGCCGTCTGCCCGTGGTGGACCTCCCCGAGGCGGATGAGCTGGGCCCCATCCCCGCCGCGCTGTCCCGGCTGGGCCGGTCCGCGGCACAGGCGCTGGCCCCGCTGCTGGACTCGGCAGACCCGGACACGCGCTACTTCGCGCTGCTCACCGCGGGCAACCTGGCCTACGTGGAGCTGGTGGACGGCGTGCTGCGCGGGCTGTTCGATCTCGAGCCGGACATCTCCAGCGCCGCGCGCGTGGCGGCCTCCGCGCTCAAGCACCTGCCCCGCTTCGACGCGGCGATGCGCGACTTGCGCCAGGAGCTGACCAACCGCGATCCGCTGCGGCGCTCGCTGGCGGCACGCGCCCTGGGCTCGCTGCACGACCGGGATGCCATCGAGGGCCTCATCAACCTCACGGGCAGCGACGACGAGATGTGCGCCGAGGCCGCCGCCGAGGCCCTGCGCGAAATCACCCGCGCGACGCTGGGCCGGCAGCCCCGGCAGTGGACGGCGTGGTGGGCGGAGAACCGCACGCGCCGCCGGGCGGACTGGCTCGTGGTGGCGCTGCGGCACAAGGAGCTGGACGTGCGGCTGGCGGCGATTGAAGAGCTCAGCCGCGCGCTCAGCGACACCCTGGGCTACTACGCGGATGCTCCCGAGTCCGAGCGCGAGATGGCGGTGCGCCGCTGGGAGGCCGCGGCCGTGGATCCCGCCCGAGCCCGGAGGCTGGGCGCGCTCTAA